One genomic window of Ziziphus jujuba cultivar Dongzao chromosome 4, ASM3175591v1 includes the following:
- the LOC107415519 gene encoding LOW QUALITY PROTEIN: aquaporin NIP2-1 (The sequence of the model RefSeq protein was modified relative to this genomic sequence to represent the inferred CDS: substituted 1 base at 1 genomic stop codon), whose amino-acid sequence MATTEHPKSNNLSEKIEAVSGQNPNTQQNIPHLHCFWKSLEHQYPPGFFKKVVAEIIATYMLVFVTCGSAALSASDEHKVSKLGASVAGGLIVTVMIYAVGHISGAHMNPAVTLAFAAVRHFPWKQVPVYAVAQLTGAISASFTLAILLHPIKHIGTTSPSGTHIQALVMEIVVTFSMMFITSAVATDTKAIGXLAGIAVGSAVCITSILAGPISGGSMNPARTIGPAIASSYYDGIWVYVAGPIGGTLLGAWSYNLIRVNDRPTHEISPGSLSFKLRRMRSNEQHLDTKEQPLNSV is encoded by the exons ATGGCCACAACAGAGCATCCGAAATCCAACAACTTGAGTGAAAAAATTGAGGCAGTTTCAGGCCAAAATCCAAATACCCAACAGAACATACCTCACTTGCACTGTTTCTGGAAATCACTTGAACATCAGTACCCACCGGGCTTTTTCAAaaag GTGGTGGCAGAGATCATAGCAACCTACATGTTAGTGTTCGTGACATGTGGTTCGGCAGCTCTGAGCGCAAGTGATGAACACAAGGTGTCTAAGCTGGGAGCTTCGGTTGCCGGAGGACTCATAGTGACGGTCATGATCTATGCAGTTGGTCACATCTCTGGGGCACACATGAACCCGGCCGTCACTTTGGCTTTTGCTGCTGTCAGGCATTTTCCTTGGAAACAG GTCCCAGTTTATGCAGTAGCTCAACTAACAGGAGCAATATCAGCTTCGTTTACACTAGCCATACTACTGCATCCAATAAAGCATATCGGCACAACATCACCTTCTGGAACACACATTCAAGCTCTAGTTATGGAGATTGTAGTCACATTTTCAATGATGTTCATCACTTCTGCCGTGGCAACCGATACTAAAGCT ATTGGATAGCTAGCGGGCATAGCAGTTGGCTCCGCGGTATGCATAACATCAATTTTGGCCGG GCCCATATCAGGTGGATCAATGAACCCGGCAAGGACAATAGGCCCAGCAATTGCTAGCTCCTATTACGATGGTATTTGGGTTTATGTTGCCGGCCCAATCGGTGGAACATTACTAGGAGCATGGTCTTACAATTTGATTCGGGTCAACGACAGACCCACCCATGAGATATCTCCGGGTTCACTTTCATTCAAACTACGCCGAATGAGGAGCAATGAACAACACTTAGACACTAAAGAACAACCACTCAATTCGGTATGA